The Spiroplasma litorale nucleotide sequence GATAATACAACTTACGAAAACTTTAAAAAAGTATATCGAAGTTATGTAAAAACATATCATCCTGATTTATCAAACTCAACAGAAGGTAAAAACGATGATAAAAACATTACTTTAATAAACACACACAAAGAAGTTTTAAATAAATATTTTAAATCCAAATAATAAAAATCGCTTAATAGTGAAATTGTCAATTAAAATTGACATTAAAAAGATACTTTCTCCATACGAATTTCGTATTGAGTTTTTTTATGTTTTAATGAAGGTCTAACATAATTATATAACTCTATATAGTCTGAGATAATTTTATAAATATTTGAATGATGTAGTTTTTTTACTTTATATGTATATATACATTCATTTTTAAAAGTTCCAAAAAAAGACTCACAGGCACCATTATCTGGTGAATTTCCTCTTCGTGACATAGAAATATTTATATTATTAGTTTTACATAATCTTTCTCAAGTTTCATTTGTATATGGTGATCCTTGATCTGAGTGGATTATCTTTGGTGCACCTCTTTTTTTAATGGCGCTTATTAAATTTGTATGACATAATTTATTATTAGGACTAACCGATAACTTTCAATCAATAATTTCTGAATTAAACAAATCCTTTATAACAGATAGATATACGTTTCCATTAATAGTTTTTATATAAGTTACATCTGTTACTCATTTTTCATTTATATTTTTAGATTTAAAGTCTCTATTTAGTAGATTTTCAAATCTTAATGGACCTGATTTATCATAGTTTGGAACTTTCTTTTTCTTTGCTGCTTTTAAACTCATTATTTTCATATATCTATAAACAACTCAGGGGTTTAATCTTTCTTTAAAGTATTTGTTTAAAAATAAAGTTATCATATTATAACCATATCTTTTTTTAAACAAGTAAAAAAGGCATCTTATCTTAATTGCTAAAATTCTATTATAATTTTTATACTTTGGTTTTCCGTTTTTAAGTCATTTTAAATATCCATACCTTGAAACTTTTAAATATAAACAAGATAATTTCAAAAAAAACATTCTTTTAACATTAAAAATGGCGAAGTACTTTTCCTTAGTCGTCTTCGCCAAATGCTTTTTTAAAGCTCGTTCCAGTTTCAAAGCCTCTCTTAATTCTTCAACGCTCATATCATCAGGTTCTTTAAAAATTCAATCATGAGATTTAAATTTTTTAATATTTCCTTTTGCTTATGTTCCGCTACCTCATTCAAGAGCGCTTTCACCTTTAACTTTCACCTCTGATTTTCATCTTTTAATTGTGCTAGTACTAATATCAAACTTTAATGCCGCATTTAAAATACCAATTTTTTTTGATTCATTAATTATATTAAGTTTTTCATTTTTTGTTCATTGTTTTGCCATATAAAAAGAACACCTTTCAATAAAATTTTAACAATAAAAGTACTTTTTTACTGTCAATTTTATTTTAGATGTTCAATAGCGATTTTTATTATTTTTTTATTATTTTTTTATTATTTCATGTCCACCAAAACTATTTCTCAATGCTGATATTACTTTTGCTGCAAAATTGTTTTGTTGTGTGCTATTTTGTCTCAACATTACCGATAGACCAATTATTGGTGCTGGCGTACCTTGTTTTAATGCTTCTTGAAGTGTTCACAAACCCTCTCCATTCATACTCATAACATCACTATAATTATTTAAATTAGGGTCTTTTTTAAAGACTTCTACCATTAATTCAACAAGTCAACTTCTTATTACACTTCCATTATTTCACAAAGTTGATAACTTGCTTAAATCAAAATTGTAATTTGAATTATTTATAATTTGATACCCTTCTGCAATCGCTTGCATCATTCCATATTCAATTCCATTGTGCACCATTTTTGCAAAATGACCACTACCTGGTTCACCAGTATATAAATAACCATTTGGTACACATATTTTGGTAAAAAAGTCATTGTAGTTTTTTATTATTTCTTCATTACCACCAGCCATTATACAACAACCATTTAGTGCTCCACTTGGTCCACCACTAACCCCTGCATCAATAAAGTTAATTCCTTTTTCTTTTGCTAAATTGTATTTAGATACAGAGTCTTTATAAAAAGAGTTACCCGCATCAATAATGCAATCTCCTTTTTCTAAAAAGCTTGATAATTCATTAAAAACTGCTTCTGTTGGTTTTCCTGAATTAACAATCATTATAACACTTCTTGGTTTATCAAGAGATTGTATTAATTCTTTAATTTCATTTTTGTGTTTGATATTATAATTGTCTAATTCTTTATATATAGTTTTATTTAAATCATATCCAATTACATCATAATTATTTTTCTTTATATTTTTTGCTAAATTTAGACCCATTTTACCAAATCCAATTATTCCTATTTGTTTCATATATACTCCTTTATTACTCTGGTTTTAAAAAATTATTTACATCATCTATAGATTTACATTGTTTATAAAATTTTTTTACTTTTTCTTCATCAGAAAAACTAATTGCTAAGTCATATAACATGTCAATTTGTTTATCGCTGTTTAATATTAAAACAATCACAAATAGTACTTCGTTTTCATCTCAAAATATTGGTTTTTTTAATTTAATAAAAATAAACTCATTTATTTTTATATTTTTTCCATACTCATATTCACAATGTGTTATTGCAAGATAACTACCGATTGCAACACTTGCTTTTTCATCTCTTTTTATCATTGAATTTATAGTTTCTTCATTACCTAGATTAAATTCTATTAATTTTTGTTTTATAAATTCAAAAACTTGTTTTTTATCATCGAATTCTTTTTCTAAAAAAATTAGTTCTTTTTTAATTTCCATTATTCATCCTTCTTTGCTTCTAGTAACATATTTTGCAATTCAGTAAACACATCTTTACCTAAATATTTTTGCACTGTATAAATATATGCATTTGGCGAATTTTCCATTGCAACTTCTTTAAAATTAATCATTGTAACAACAATATCAATATCACTTGTTAGATCTTTAACTGCACAATTATCAACAATAATATCAAGATTTTTATCTTTAACTCATTTTTTTAATATTCCTGCTGCCATTGCACTTGATCCAACACCCGCATCACACGCTACCATAAGTTTTTTAGCATTCTTAAGATCAATAGATATTGAATTATTAATTACATTTTTATCATTTGTGCTATTTTTAAATTTGATACCTTCATCAGTAACATTAACTTCTTGTGTTTGAATGTTGTGTTTTCTTTTAAAAATCATTATTATACTTGCAATCGCAAAAGAAACTAAGGCTCCAGTAAACAATGCTGCAACATTTATCAATATTCTAATTCCATCTCCTGACATAGAAATTACTGATATTATACTACCAGGCGAAATTCCAGCTATTGCTCCACCACCTGCTAATGAAATTATTGATAGACTTGTAAATGCACCACCAATTGTAGCTAGAATCATTATCGGTTCAGAAAGAATATAAACATAATGAACTTCATGAATACCACCAATAAGTTTTATTACACTACTACTAGAAGCTGCACCTCTTTGTTTTTTTCTTCATATTGCATATGCAATTAATAAACCAAATCCAGGTCCGGGATTACCTCCAACCATGAAGAAGTTTGAAAAACCTCTTCCTTGTTCTACTTCGGTTAGTCCTAACGGAATCATAACGCCATAATTTAATGCATTGTTTAAAAATACAGCTCTTAAGGGTTCGGTTACTATTGCCATAAAGGGAAATAATCAAGGAATTTTAGTGAATAGATTGATTATTTCAACCATTACGTAGCTAATTCCATACATTGCAAATCCTCATACAAAATATGAAATTAAACCAAAGAAGATAGCAAATAAAGCTAGACTAAAGTTCTTAACAACCATTTCAAATCCAGGTTTAATTTGATTTATATATAAAATTTCTATGTTTTTATAAGCATAAGTTGTGAGCGGCGCCATAATCATTGCACCAACAATTTGGTTTGGAGCTCCTACTTTCGATGCTACGCTATCTCCAATTACCCAATCACTTGCAGTTGTTTTATAAGTTCAATCATTACCTAAAATAATTAAAAAAGTTATAAATGCTGCAAATACCGCACCACGGGTTTTATACACCATATTACCTGCTGTATAACCAATCAATACCGGTAATAAATATTTCATTGTTAGAGCAATTATCTGACCAATTGCTTCTGATTTAAATCACCCAGTTCTTACCCATTCGCCATTATCGTCATATTTACCAATAAAAACTGACGCTAATAAACCTCACGCAATAAGTATACTGACAGATGGCATAATCATACCAGCCATAAAACTACCACATCTTTGTATTGTTTTTTTTAAGCTTTACCTTAAATGTAGATGTTTTTATCACATCTTTTAAAAGATCTTTAGTTTTAAAATTATTATTATCATTTTTTAATAATTTGTTTTTATCCATATGTACCTCCTAAATAAATTATATTTTTTATTTAAAAGACGATTTCGGTAAATAAAAACATTGACATTGTTTATGTTTTAATGAACTATTTTACTTAGAATAATTAATTAAATATAATATTTGCATAACAATTGTTAAAAAACTAATTATTGAACTAGTTTGATCTTCTAGAATCTTTTCGTTGTTTTTAATTAAAAAATTATAATCACTATTTATAAAAAGTGGAGATTCAACATTTGAAGTTGCAATAATTAATACTGTATTTCTATTTTTAATATCATCATATATTTCTAACATAGATTTTGTAAGATTTGAATAAGTAAATATAAAGCATATATCTTGTTCATTAACATTTTTAGTTATTCTTTTTTGAACATCAAAATCTGTTGAACTTACACAATTAAAGTTTAGCTTAGATAAATAATTTCTAAAAATATCTATTACGTGTATGTTTGGTCCCTTACCAAATAAAAATATATTTCCTTTACATTTTTTTTATAAGTTCAGAAACTTTTAAGAAAGTATTAAAATTATTATTTTTTAAATTATTTATATTTTCTTCAATTTGTGAAAAATATTTTATATTCAAATTATTACTATCTATTTTATTATCAATAACTTTAAAAATTGAATATTCTCACATCAAAATTCTTATTAATTCTTTAAACCCTTCCAAACCTAATTCTTTGCAAAATTTTACAATACTAGATTTACTACAATTACAATCTTCTGCAACTACATTTATATTCATATTCTTTAAATTTACTAGATTATCTAAAAAATAATTGGATAATACAAATTTAACATCTTCTTTTGTTGAACTACTTTTTTTTAAATTTACTTATTAAATTTGTGTTGTTCATTTTTATTTACTCTTACATTTATTATTTTAATTCTTTTTTTACTTCATATAAAAATATATATTTAAAAAAAGCAACACATTAAATTAATTGTTGCTTTTTTTTGAAATTAATTTTATAAATATTTTTTTGATTTTTAATTGCTTCTTTATATAAAGATTTATGGATTTTATTATTTTTATAATCATTTTTTATATTTTTTATAATATATTTATTTGATTTTTTTAGCTTTCTCTTATAATTTTTGTTTTCATCATTCATTATAGTTTAATTCCTTTTATTTATATTATAATATTTCAATATCTAAAATATTTCATATAAAATATAAAAAAAATAACAATTAATTGTCTGTGCTGTAACCTTTTTCCGGACACATTTATTTTATAACTTTATTCTCCTTTCATTATAAAATTTTGAGTATAAATTAAAAATGTATATATATTCTTCAATTGATTTATATTTTTTATTCTCTATTATAGCTTCTCTTTTTAATACGCTTCAAAAGCCTTCTATATAACCATTATCAGTTGATCTACCAACTCTAGACATGCTTATATTTAAGTCAAAATTCATCAGCATTAATCTATATGTATAGGATTTAAACTCTGACCATTATCAGAGTGAATAACGCTATTTGGTTTAAAAACTCCAAACTCATCAACCATTTTTAAAAATGATTCAACAACAAGTGATCTACCTTTTGATGTCTTTGTAATTAATCCATAAATTTTTTTCTGCTTAATATTATAAAAACCACAAGTGTAAAGTCTTGATTTATTAATAACTTTTTTTGTTATGTCAACACTAAAAACATCGCCAAATTTTTTCAAATCTGCGTTTGTTTTTATTAATCTCTCATATTTACCAACTTTTTCTATGTGATTTGTTGTTTTCTTTGGGTTTTTGTAATTATTTACTTTAAAATTTCAAAAAATCATATATCTTCTTACTTTTTTATGAGAGCATATATTGTTTAAATCAATTGCTAATCTTCTGAACCATATGTTTTCCCAGAATCGATAAAACTTTTCTCAATATTTGATAGTAATTCATAATCTATATGTCTAAACTTTGGTTTTTTATTTTTAATTCAATCATAATATGTTGATTTACCTAGTTTTATTATTTTGCAAAGTTTTCTTATTGTTATTTCATTATCCACAATTTTTTTTATTGTGTACAACAATGCATTTGTATATGCAAAGCTGCCACTTATTTACTTTTTTTTATTTATTAACCTTCTTAAATCTGAATACATTTCATCTCTTAATTCTTGATCTTTAAGTTGTTTTTTTAGCTTTTTATTTTCTTTTTGTAAGCTTTTAAGTTTTTCTTCTAAATGTGTTTTTGAATTATCAAAAGCTCCGTCTCAGAATAAATTATAGTTTTTAACTCAATTTCTTAAACAAATCGATGATAGTTTATAGCATTTTGAAAAATCTTCGTATTTAGAATTGCTCTCTAAAAATAATTTACATATTTTTATTTTTTCTTCTTTAGTGTATCTTTTCATAAAAAAACCTCTTTCCTTATAATTTTATAATCTTATTTAAATTAATTTTAAATTATGTCCGGAAAAAGGTTACACTACAAGCAATTAATTGTCATTATAATTTGTAATATTAATGTAATTTAATTTTTTATAAATATTTTTATTATTTATCTCGTCATTAACTAAATATGAATTTTTTTTATTTGTTAAAACTAATATACCTGCAATAAAATTAAATAAATTGCCAAATAATAATACAACAAACTCCAAGTGCTGTTGCATCTTTATATTCGTGTATTAGTTTTTTTGTATTTAAAGTCATTGGAATTAATCAAGCTAACGGTATAATTAAAAATGATCACAACACAGTTCCCACTATCATAAATACGTATGCAGTTCTAATTTTTTCATTATAATGATCATGTTTTTCGCCATTGTTATTTTTAAATATAATAACTCATTTATGTTTTTTAGAATTGTAAATAAATAAAATCATAAAAACTAAAATTAAAACTATCATAAATAATAAACAAGAGTTAATTAACAATAAAATTGGTTGGTATAGATATGTCGCAACAATATATAAATATGTTAGTATTCATAAAGTAGGTATAGATATACCAATTAAAGTTCCTAATTTTATACATTTTTTATTTTTATATAAACATATCAAAATTAAAGAAACTATTGAACAGATAAAATTAATAAAAATAATTGTTAGTAGAACAGCAATAATGGGTGCCAATTTTGTTCCTAATAAATCTACCGAAAACAATATTGCTAACGGTAAATCTATAATGCACATAGCTATACTAAACGAACAAGCAGTAATTCCAAAATCTCAATAAACTTTTTTCATAATTATTATAAAATCCTTCTTAAATCAATATTTATTTTACAATAAAATAAAATGTTTTAACAAAATATTAATTAAATTTTATAAAGTTATTTATTTTTTGAATCTATTAATTCTTTTAAATATAGTCCTGATTTTTTTATATTAGTTTTTTGAGTATCTAAATCATATTCAATGAGTCCATATCTATTTTTATATGCATTAGTTCAACTTCAACAATCAATAAAAGTTCATAATGAATAACCAAAACAATTTGCTCCTTCATCAATTGCTTTTTTAAGTCAGTCTAAATGTTCGTTTATAAAATCAATTCTATAGTCATCATTAATTATATTGTCTTTTCTAAATCTATCTTCATCTTGTACACCCATTCCATTTTCGCTAATCATTCAAGGAAAATTATTATATTTCTCTTTTATTAAATTTGCAATATCATAAATTCCTTCAGGATATATTTCTCAGCCTCTATATGGATTAACCCTTCTATCTGGTCATTCATAGTGATCATAAAAACTTCATGGCATAATTTGATTTTTGATTGTTTTTGATTCTTTTTTCATTACTCTAAATGGTTGATAGTAATTTAAAGAAAGATAATCTATTTTATGTTTTTTAAACTCATTTAGTTCTAGTTTTGTATATTCAGGTAATAAATTATTTTCTTTTAAAAATACTATAAGTTCTTTACTTAACTCTCCTTTTAAAACTAAATCTAACTGAGAATAAGTAATTAACATGTTATTAAAATCTGAAGCTTTTATATCATCAATATCATTTGATCTTGGATATGATGGAGTTACATTTAATATTATGGTTATTTTATTATGTTTATTTTTAAAATTATCTTTATAGTAATTTACAACTTTGGCATGGGCAACCATCATATTGTAAAATACTTGTATAGATCTTTTGAAATTTTTTATTTTTGGATAGTGTCAACCATATAAATATTTAGAATCAACATCTGCTAATGGTTCATTAAAAGTTGCTCACTCATCAACAATGTCTTCAAATAATTCAAAACATATTTTTGCAAATTGAAAAAACAAATAAATAGTTTCTTTATTTTCTCATCCACCATTATCTAATAGAATTTTTGGTATATCAAAATGATGTAAATTAACTACTAATTTTATTTTTCTTTTTTTAATTTCTTTAAAATAATTTAAATAAAAGTTTTTTGCATCATCATTTATTTTACATTTATATATATCATCAATTAATCTTGTTCATTGTATTGAAGTTCTATAAACTTCTAAACCTATTACATCTAATCATTTTAAATGTTCTTTATAGTTATTATAAAAATC carries:
- a CDS encoding IS3 family transposase is translated as MSVEELREALKLERALKKHLAKTTKEKYFAIFNVKRMFFLKLSCLYLKVSRYGYLKWLKNGKPKYKNYNRILAIKIRCLFYLFKKRYGYNMITLFLNKYFKERLNPWVVYRYMKIMSLKAAKKKKVPNYDKSGPLRFENLLNRDFKSKNINEKWVTDVTYIKTINGNVYLSVIKDLFNSEIIDWKLSVSPNNKLCHTNLISAIKKRGAPKIIHSDQGSPYTNETWERLCKTNNINISMSRRGNSPDNGACESFFGTFKNECIYTYKVKKLHHSNIYKIISDYIELYNYVRPSLKHKKTQYEIRMEKVSF
- the gnd gene encoding phosphogluconate dehydrogenase (NAD(+)-dependent, decarboxylating), which codes for MKQIGIIGFGKMGLNLAKNIKKNNYDVIGYDLNKTIYKELDNYNIKHKNEIKELIQSLDKPRSVIMIVNSGKPTEAVFNELSSFLEKGDCIIDAGNSFYKDSVSKYNLAKEKGINFIDAGVSGGPSGALNGCCIMAGGNEEIIKNYNDFFTKICVPNGYLYTGEPGSGHFAKMVHNGIEYGMMQAIAEGYQIINNSNYNFDLSKLSTLWNNGSVIRSWLVELMVEVFKKDPNLNNYSDVMSMNGEGLWTLQEALKQGTPAPIIGLSVMLRQNSTQQNNFAAKVISALRNSFGGHEIIKK
- a CDS encoding PTS sugar transporter subunit IIA — translated: MEIKKELIFLEKEFDDKKQVFEFIKQKLIEFNLGNEETINSMIKRDEKASVAIGSYLAITHCEYEYGKNIKINEFIFIKLKKPIFWDENEVLFVIVLILNSDKQIDMLYDLAISFSDEEKVKKFYKQCKSIDDVNNFLKPE
- a CDS encoding PTS mannitol transporter subunit IICB, which codes for MAGMIMPSVSILIAWGLLASVFIGKYDDNGEWVRTGWFKSEAIGQIIALTMKYLLPVLIGYTAGNMVYKTRGAVFAAFITFLIILGNDWTYKTTASDWVIGDSVASKVGAPNQIVGAMIMAPLTTYAYKNIEILYINQIKPGFEMVVKNFSLALFAIFFGLISYFVWGFAMYGISYVMVEIINLFTKIPWLFPFMAIVTEPLRAVFLNNALNYGVMIPLGLTEVEQGRGFSNFFMVGGNPGPGFGLLIAYAIWRKKQRGAASSSSVIKLIGGIHEVHYVYILSEPIMILATIGGAFTSLSIISLAGGGAIAGISPGSIISVISMSGDGIRILINVAALFTGALVSFAIASIIMIFKRKHNIQTQEVNVTDEGIKFKNSTNDKNVINNSISIDLKNAKKLMVACDAGVGSSAMAAGILKKWVKDKNLDIIVDNCAVKDLTSDIDIVVTMINFKEVAMENSPNAYIYTVQKYLGKDVFTELQNMLLEAKKDE
- a CDS encoding SIS domain-containing protein yields the protein MFLFGKGPNIHVIDIFRNYLSKLNFNCVSSTDFDVQKRITKNVNEQDICFIFTYSNLTKSMLEIYDDIKNRNTVLIIATSNVESPLFINSDYNFLIKNNEKILEDQTSSIISFLTIVMQILYLINYSK
- a CDS encoding integrase core domain-containing protein; amino-acid sequence: MNFDLNISMSRVGRSTDNGYIEGFWSVLKREAIIENKKYKSIEEYIYIFNLYSKFYNERRIKL
- a CDS encoding transposase — encoded protein: MKRYTKEEKIKICKLFLESNSKYEDFSKCYKLSSICLRNWVKNYNLFWDGAFDNSKTHLEEKLKSLQKENKKLKKQLKDQELRDEMYSDLRRLINKKK
- a CDS encoding glycoside hydrolase family 1 protein translates to MIKFAKDFLFGVSLSGPQTEGDKNKKNQSVMDYWFKIQPEDFYDRIGPNYTCDFYNNYKEHLKWLDVIGLEVYRTSIQWTRLIDDIYKCKINDDAKNFYLNYFKEIKKRKIKLVVNLHHFDIPKILLDNGGWENKETIYLFFQFAKICFELFEDIVDEWATFNEPLADVDSKYLYGWHYPKIKNFKRSIQVFYNMMVAHAKVVNYYKDNFKNKHNKITIILNVTPSYPRSNDIDDIKASDFNNMLITYSQLDLVLKGELSKELIVFLKENNLLPEYTKLELNEFKKHKIDYLSLNYYQPFRVMKKESKTIKNQIMPWSFYDHYEWPDRRVNPYRGWEIYPEGIYDIANLIKEKYNNFPWMISENGMGVQDEDRFRKDNIINDDYRIDFINEHLDWLKKAIDEGANCFGYSLWTFIDCWSWTNAYKNRYGLIEYDLDTQKTNIKKSGLYLKELIDSKNK